The following nucleotide sequence is from Candidatus Latescibacterota bacterium.
CAGTGAACCAAATGAGGATTGCGCCGCCCGCGTCGTCCGGGACCATGGCGATCATCCTGTGATCACCCCAATCGCTGACCTGAATTCCTCCCGATGGCCAGTATTCATTTCCAGCCCCGTCAAGACGCTGGGCGTATATCTTTCTCGGCATCGATCGCGAATCCTCCCAGGCGACTATGCACCCTCCAGCTCCGTCGTAGACGATCTTCGGGGCTGCCTGCGTATATGTGTCGCTTGTGAGGGAGAGTCCCTCGGTTGGCCACGCACCTTTCACCGCCGCGGCCGCCGCGACCACGCATACAGTGAGCACGAAAATCACTTTTAAGGATCGCTGAAATGAATTGAATAAAGGACGCATGAGAATCACTCCTTCCGGCAGGAATGGAATCTATTATCAGATAATGAATAGAAAACAGGTCCCAATCAAATGACGGCCTGTATTCTACCATAAAAACAGGAAGTTTTCAACGCTGCAGGGGATTGCGATTTCATCCTTCAGGACATGAACGTTCTGAATAATATGTCGATCAACGGCCCATCGACCCACCCTACCGCATCAGGATCAATTTCATCGTGATCTCTTTGTGGCCTGCACGCAGGCGACAGAAGTAGACGCCGGCGGCCACCAGGCTTCCCGAGTCGTTCTGGCCGTCCCAGTCCTTCCCGTAGGAGCCGGCTTCGAGAGTCGAATTCACAAGATCGCGTACCAGCCTGCCCTCCACATCGTAAACGGAGAGGGAGACTTTTCCCTTCTCTGCCACGGAGAATCGCAGTTCGGTGGAAGTGTCGAATGGATTCGGGCGATTTGTATGCAGAGCCGTCGGAACCGCGACTGCCAGATACTTTTTGGTCTGGAACAGGATACGCGAATCCCCGCACACAGGATGATACACGATGCGATAACGATACGATGCTCCCGGCTGGCAATCCGTGTCGGAATATCTGAAGGTGAGTTCTCCCGAGGCGACCCGAATCTCGCTGATCTCCCTGAAATTACCTCTGGAAGACGGGGAACGCTGTACGGAAAAGACGGCACCTTCAACGCTTGCGGTGAGGAACCAGTCGAGACGGATGGAGCCCTTTCCCCGAAGGACGCTATGGCTGTAGCATATGGACGCGCCAGCCTTTACTGGAGTATCGAGTTCCTCTGTGAGATCAAACTCTTTCAATCCACTGGTACCACACCCGGACAAAAAGAGCCTATAATCATGCCGACTACAACTCCACGCAGTCGCCGCATCGGACACCTCCTTACCTGAGACCACGTTCGCACAGAAGCGAACGGATGGATATCTACCTGGTATCGGCGTGGTGGATGCGATCGGTGGACGGTGGCTAGTGATTCTTGTGGGAAGCGCTTGTAGCGAATCTGTTCACCGATAGAAATATAA
It contains:
- a CDS encoding T9SS type A sorting domain-containing protein; protein product: MKEFDLTEELDTPVKAGASICYSHSVLRGKGSIRLDWFLTASVEGAVFSVQRSPSSRGNFREISEIRVASGELTFRYSDTDCQPGASYRYRIVYHPVCGDSRILFQTKKYLAVAVPTALHTNRPNPFDTSTELRFSVAEKGKVSLSVYDVEGRLVRDLVNSTLEAGSYGKDWDGQNDSGSLVAAGVYFCRLRAGHKEITMKLILMR